The window GCGGATCGTCGAGGCGGAAGAGTCGCGGCGCGAGCGGCGGGCGCGCGCCGCGCAGGACGCCGCGGGCCGCGAGCCCGCGTCCGACATCCCCGCCTCCGTTTCGCCGGCTCACCAGCGGTACGATCCCTTGACGTCGACCACCGCGTCCTGATCCGGCGCCGGATCACGACCCTCGCCGTCCTCCTGACGGCAGCCCTGGGGCTGTTGCTGGTGCGTCTGGTCCACCTCCAGGTGGTCCGCGGAGCGTACCTCGCCGGGATCGCCCAGCGTCAACAACTGGCCACGATCGCGCTGGAGCCTCACCGGGGCCGGCTGCTGGACCGCCGTGGGCGTCCCCTGGCGATCAACGTCGAGGCCACCAGTATCTACGCCGTGCCCGCGGCCATCTCCGACCCCGGCGCCTTCGCCGCCCGGGTGGGCCCGGTCCTCGGCCTCTCCACCGAGGAACTCGTGCGGCGTCTGGCGCGCGGCCGATACTTCGTGTGGCTGGCGCGCAAGGTCCGGCCCGAGGTCGTGGCCAGGATGAAGGCCCTGGACCTGGACGAGCAGATCGGCTACCGCGTCGAAGACCTCCGTGCCTACCCCAACGGAGCCCTGGCCGCCCACGTGCTGGGGTTTGTCGGCATCGACAACCAGGGTCTGGCCGGGGTTGAACTGCGCTACGACGGCCTGCTGCGCGGCAGGCCCGGCGAGGCGGTGGCGGCCCACGACGGGATGGGCCGCATTCTGGTGGAGACCCAGCGCATCGTGGAGGCGCCGGTGGACGGGTCGGATCTCCTGCTCACGATCGACCAGGTCGTCCAGCACATCGCCGAACGGGCGCTCGAGGGCGCGATGAGCCGGACGCACGCGCGGGCCGGGCTGGTCGCGGCCATGGATGTCCGCTCCGGCGAGATCCTGGCGCTGGCGCTGCGACCCACCTTTGTCCCCGCCGCCGCGGGCACCGCGGCGCCCGAACGGTGGGTGAACCGGGCCATCAGCGAGGTCTACGAACCCGGATCGACGTTCAAAGTGATCCTGGCCGCCGCCGCGGTGGATTCGGGAGCGGTTCGCCCCACCGAGACCTTCGCCTGCCCGGGATTCCTGCGCGTCGGCGACCGGATCATCCGGGACGCCGGGGGGCGCCGGCACGGCGCCCAGACGCTGGGCGATGTGATCAAGAACTCCTGCAACGTCGGCTCCGCGCAGGTCGCGACGCGGCTGGGCCGGGTCGTCTTCTCCCGCTACGTCCGGGCCTTCGGCTTCGGGACGCCGACGCGCGTCGACCTGCCCGGGGAGGTCGGGGGCCTCGTTCCTCCGCTCCAGGGATGGGCGCCGCCCACGCTGCAGACCATCTCCTTCGGCCAGGGGATCTCGGTGACGCCGGTCCAGCTGCTGGCCGCGGTGGCCGCCCTCGGGAACGGAGGGTGGCTGCCGCGCCCGCACGTCGTGCGGGCGGTGCGGGATCCGGCGGGCCGCCTGACCGCCGCGGCCGACGGGCGACCGGCCCGCCGCGTCGTGCGCGCCGAGACCGCCGCCGCCGTGCTGGCGATGATGGTCAAGGTCGTGGAAGAAGGCAGCGGCCGGCTGGCCCGGATCGACGGCTACCAGGTGGCGGGCAAGACGGGCACGGCGCAGAAGGCCGCCCCCCGGGGGGGCTACGATCCCGACCGCTACGTCGCCTCGTTCGTGGGTATCGTGCCGGCCGACGCCCCGCGCCTCGCCATCCTCGCCATCCTGGACGAGCCCCACGGAGCCTATTACGGCAGCGAGGTGGCCGCCCCGGTGTTCCGCGAGGTCGCATCGCAGACGTTGTGGTACCTGCGCATCCCACCGCGCACCGGGGTCGGTCGGCCGTTCCCGCCGTAGGCGTCTGGCCCGCGTCCGCCCCCGGTATAATGACGATGATGCGTCTGGATCGCCTGCTGCAGGACCTGCACGGGGCGACCGTGCGCGGGCGGACCGATGTCGAGGTCACGCACCTTGCGGCGCGCCACGACGCCGCGGGGCCGGGCGCCCTCTTCGTGGCGGTCCGCGGCTTCACCCACGACGGGCACACCTTCGTCTCTGAGGCCGTCTCCCGCGGCGCCGCCGTCGTCGTGGTGCAGGACCGGGTCGCTGTGCCCGACCCGGTGACCGTGGTCACCGTCCCCGACACCCGGCTGGCCCTGGCCCACCTCAGCTGCGCCTTCTACGGCCACCCCTCGCGGGACCTGAGCGTCATCGGCGTGACCGGGACCAACGGCAAGGGCACGACGGCCTACCTCATCGAGGCGATGCTGAGGGGCGCGGGGCGGTCCTGCGGGGTCATCGGGACGATGGGGGCGCAACTTGGAGAGCGCGTCGCGGCGCTGGATCGCACGACCCCGGAGGCCCACGACTTTCAGCGTCTGCTGCGGGAGATGGCCGACGCCGGCGCGGCGTATGTCGTGGCCGAGGTGGCCTCGCACGCGCTGGCGCTGCACCGCGTCGCGGGGACGCGCTTCTCGGCCGCGGTGTTCACGAACCTGACGCAGGATCACCTGGACTTTCACAAGACTCTGGACGACTACCGGGCGGCCAAACGGCGGCTCTTCGAGATGGTGGAACCCGACGGACTCTCCGTGGTCAACGCGGACGATCCGAGCGGCGAGACGATGGCGGCGGCCAGCCGCGCCGCCGTGGTCCGGTACGGTCTCGAGCGCCGCGCGGACGTCCGGGCCGCGGACGTCGAGCTGCGGCCGGAAGGGGCCGTCTTCACCCTGCAGACACCTCAGGGACACCGGCGCGTCCGGACGAGATTGCGGGGGCGCTTCAACGTGTACAACGCGCTGGCCGCCGCGGCCGCCGCCGGGTCCCTGACGGTCACTCTCGACGACATCGGCCGGGCGCTGGAGACGTTCCCGGGCGTCCCGGGCCGCTTCGAGCCGGTGGACGAAGGGCAGGAGTTCGGTCTGGTGGTGGACTACGCCCATACCCCCGACGGGCTGGAGCATGTTCTGCGTGCGGCGCGCGACTTCGTGCGGGGGCGCACCATCGTCGTCTTCGGTGCCGGGGGAGATCGCGACCGGACGAAGCGGCCGAAGATGGGGGCCATCGCCGCCCGGCTGGCTGATCTGGCCATCGTCACCTCCGACAATCCCCGCAGCGAGGATCCGGAGGCGATCATCGAGGAGATCCTGAGCGGCGTCGAAGACCGCCGGAACATCGAGGTGCAGCCCGACCGGGCCCGGGCCATCGCCCGGGCGATCGAGGTGGCGGGAGCCGGGGATTTCATCATCATCGCGGGCAAGGGTCACGAGCCCTACCAGGAAATCCGCGGCGTGCGGTATCCCTTCGACGACCGGCGCGTCGCCCGCGACGCGTTGCGCGCCCGGCTGGCGGCGCGACCCTGATGCGGTTGACGGTGGCCGAGATCGTCCAGGTCACCGGCGGCAGGGTGGTGGACCCCCTCGGGGACGGCAGGCGGGCGGCGGTGACCGGTATCAGCACCGACACCCGGACGCTGCGGCCGGGCGACCTCTTCGTGGCGCTGAAGGGTCCCCGCGCCGACGGGGCCGAGTTCATTCCCGAGGCCTTTCGCCGCGGAGCCGCCGCCGCGCTGGCCGGGCGCGTTCCCGGTCTGCCGCCCGGTCCGGTGGTGGTGGTGACCGATCCCCTGGCGGCGCTGGGGGCGCTGGCCCGGTTCTACCGGCGCACGCTGGAGGTCACGGTGATCGGCGTGACGGGCAGCGTGGGCAAGACCAGCACGGCGGCCATGAGCGCGGCGGTGCTGGAATCGGCGTTCACGGTGGCGCGCACGCGCGACGACTGGAACGCGGAGATCGGTGTGCCCCTGGCGTTGCTCGGTCTGACGCCCCGCCACCAGGCGGCGGTCATCGAGATGGCGATGCGCGGGCTGGGGCAGATCGCCCTGCTGGTCGAGATGGCGCAGCCGCAGATCGGCGTGGTGACCAACGTCGGCGAGACCCATCTGGAGCTGCTCGGCTCGCGCGAGAACATCGCCCGCGCCAAGGAGGAACTGGTGGCCGGACTGCCTTCCGGAGGGACGGCGATTCTGAACCGCGACGATCCGCTGGTCGCCGGGATGCGGCCGCCTGCCGGCGTCCGCATCCTCTTCTACGGTCTGGGTCCGTCGGCGGAGATCCGGGCGGGGGAGATCGTCCACGAGCCGGCGGGGGTCCGCTTCCTCCTCGTGACGGGCGGAGGGATGGAGGAGGTGCGCCTGCGGACCTGGGGGCGCCACAACGTCTACAACGCCCTGGCCGCCGCCGCGGTGGGGGTGGCCATGGGCCTGCCCGTGGGGGAGATTGCCCGCGGGTTGGGCCGCTACGTGCCGCCGAAGATGCGGCTGCAGCCGGTGAGGGCAGGGGATCTTCTGATCGTCAACGACGCCTACAACGCCAGTCCGGCGTCGATGGAGGCGGCCTTTGAAGTCCTGGAGTTCGTGGGAGGGGGGCGGCGGACGGTGGCGGTGCTGGGTGAGATGAAAGAGCTAGGGTCATGCTCCGCGCAGCTGCACCGCGACGTCGGCGCGGCCCTGGCCCGCCGCCGGATCGACCTGCTCGTCGCCGTCGCCGAAGGGGGCGCCTGGATCGCCGAAGGCGCGGCGGCGGGCGGGATGCTCCCCGAGGCGATCGTTCATCTGCCCTCCGTGGAGGCGGCGGTGGAGCGCCTCCCCGGTCTCCTCCGTTCCGGCGATGTCGTCCTCGTCAAAGGCTCCCGGGCGCTGGCGATGGAACGGATCGTCGAAGCCCTGGTCGCCTCCCGCGGCTCATGACGCCGTCTCCCGCGCTGGCCGCGACGCTGGCCGCCGTGATGACCACGGCCCTCGGCTACTGGGCGATCCCGCGGCTGCGGATGCTGCACGTCCGCCAGGCCATCCGTGAGGAAGCGCCGGTCCGCCACCGGGCGAAGGCCGGGACGCCCACGATGGGCGGCACCTTCATCATCGCGGCGATCGTTGCGGCGACGCTGCTCACCCTGGGGCGGCTGTCCCCGGGCCCGGCATTCGCCCTCCTGGTGACGGCGGGGTACGGTCTGGTCGGCGGCCTGGACGATCTCCTGAAAGTCCGCCGCCGCAGGAACATCGGCCTCCGGGCCCGCGAGCGTTTGGCGCTCCAGCTCTTCCTCGCCGCCCCGGTCGCCCTCTACGTCGCCCGCCGCCCGGACCTGGGGACGGCGCTGTCGCTGCCCGGCCTCGGGTCGTGGGACCTCGGGTGGGGGTACGTGGTCTTCGCCGTGCTCTACATCGTAGGCTTTGCCAACGCGGTCAACCTCACCGACGGCCTGGACGGCCTGGCCGCGGGGACGGTGGCCATCGCCGCCGCGGCGTACGCCGCGGTCGCCCTGCACGTCGGCCGGCCGGAGCTGAGCGCGCTTGCCGCCGCCGTCGCCGGGAGCTGTCTGGGGTTCCTGTGGTTCAACGCCCACCCCGCGCAGGTCATCATGGGCGATGTGGGCAGCAACGCCCTCGGCGCCGTCCTGGCCCTGCTGGCCATCCTGACCAAGACGGAACTCCTCCTCTTCCTGGTCGGGCTGGTCTTCGTCCTGGAGGCCGCTTCGGACATCCTCCAGGTCGCCTACTTCAAGAGCACGGGCGGCAAGCGCATCTTCCGGATGGCGCCCCTGCACCACCACTTCGAACTCTCCGGGTGGACCGAGACCCAGACGGTGACGCGGCTGTGGCTGATGGCGCTGTTCGCCGCCCTGGCCGGGCTGGCGGTGCTGGCGTGACGGCCCGGTCGCGGCTGGCCTGGTACCGCGGGAAGGAGATTCACGTCCTCGGCTTTTCCGGCACGGAGGGGTCTGCGGTGATCGACTTCCTGGTGGGGCGGGGGATCACCACGATCACCGCTCACGCCCTGCACGGTCCGGAGGAGTTCGAGCGGGAGTTCGACCGGACACACCCGTGGCTGCCGCCCGGGCCACGGCGGGAGGCCGCCGCCCGCCTGCTGGCGTATCCGATCACCTTCCGCTGGCGGGACCGCTACCTGGAGGGGCTGGAGCGCGCAGAGGTCATCTTCGTCCCGCAGTCCTGGTTCCGCTACCCGCAGAACGCCCCCGTGGCCCGGCGCGCCGAGCGCGGGGTACCGCTCAGCTCGATGACCCATCTGTTCTTCGAAGAGTGTCCCGGCCCGATCATCGGCGTGACGGGGACGAACGGGAAGTTCACCGTGGCCTATCTCGTTCACCAGATGCTGCAGCGGACCCTGGGACGGGCGTTCTTCTCGGGAAACGACCGCTCCCACGTCCCGATGCTGTACTTTCTCGACGACCTCCGCCCCACGGACTGGCTCGTCCTGGAGATCAGCAACCGTCAGCTGGTCGGGCTGCCCTACAGTCCCCGCATCGCCGTCGTGACGAACATCGCCCCGCACCACCTCGACGACCACGGTTCCTTCGAGGCGTATGTGGAGGCGAAGGCCGGGATCCTGCGGCACCAGGGGCCGGAGGACGTGGCCGTCCTCAACGCCGACAATCCCCACACGAAAGCGATGGCCGCCGGGGCCCGCAATCCCTACTTCTTCAGCCGTCTCGGTCGTGTCGCCCCGGGCGCCTTCATCGAGGCGGGGTCGATCGTGATCGTCCGCGGCCGTCTCCATCAATCCCTGCCCGTCTCCCTGCTGCGACAGCCCGGGGCTCACGCGGTGGAGAATGCGCTGGCCGCCGCGCTGACCGCCGCCCTGGCCGGGGCGTCCGCGCCGGCCATCGCCGAAACCCTCGATGAGTTCCGCGGGCTGCCCTACCGCCTGCGCCTTGCGGCGGAGCGCGGCGGCGTACGCTTCTTTGAAGATTCCCTGGCCACCAACCCGACCGCCGCGGCCGCGGCCGTCGCCAGCATGGACCGCCCCTTCATCCTCATCGCGGGTGGCGCCCGCCCGCAGGCCACCCCCGAGCAGTTCCGGCCCATGGCGGACGCCCTGCGCCGATCGCCGGTCCGCGCCGTCCTCCTCATCGGGGCCTGCGCTCCACAGTTGGCCGAGGCGCTGGCCGGGCTGCCGGTGCCGGTGCGGACGGTCGGCACCCTGGACCGCGCCGTGGCCGAAGCGACCGCCGCGGTGCGGCCCGGGGAAGCCGTGCTGCTCTCCCCGGGCTGCGAAAGCTTCGACCAGTTCCGCGACTACCGCGAGCGCGGCGACCGGTTCATCGCCCTCGTCGGGCAGGAAACTCAGAAGGTCTGACGCAACATTGCACCAGGATGTCGCTGACGACTCACCCGACGACGGACCGCCCATGGACCACCTGCACCGGCGCGCGCCGGACTACTGGCTGATCCTCCCCGTCATCGCCCTGGCCGGTTTGGGTCTGGTCATGGTCTACAGCGCCAGTTCCATCGTCGCCGGGCAGCGCTATGGCGACCCCGCCTTCTTCCTCAAACGCCAGGTCCTCTGGGTCCTGCTGGGAAGCGCCGCGCTCGGGGTCGCCCGGCACATCCACTACCCCGCCCTCCGCCGCCTGACACCCGTGCTGCTGGCGGCGGGCATCGGCCTGCTCGTGCTGGTCCTCATCCCCGGAATCGGCCGAGTGGCCGGGGGGGCGCGGCGCTGGATCACCGTCGGGGGCGCCATCGCCTTCCAGCCGTCGGAGAGCTTCAAGGTGATCCTGGCGCTGTACCTGGCCAACTTCCTCACCCATCGCGGGCCGTATCTGGACAGCTGGCGCGGCATGCTGCCCCCGGTCGTGGTCACCGCAACCGCCGCCGGCCTCATCCTGCTTCAGCCCGATCTCGGAACGGCGATGCTGCTCGGGTTGCTGACGGTGACGATGCTGTTCGTGGCCGGGGTCCGACTCCGCCACCTGGCCGCCCTCGCCGTTCCGGCGCTGGGACTGCTGGCCCTGGCCATCGGCTCGGCCGAGTACCGGCGGCGGCGCATCCTGGCCTTCCTCGATCCCTGGGCGGACGCGCAGGGGGCGGGCTTTCACATCATCCAGTCGTTGCTGGCGCTGGGATCCGGCGGCGTCCTCGGGGTCGGGCTGGGCGGGAGCCGGCAGAAGTTTTTCTATCTGCCGGAACGCCACACCGACTTCATCTTCTCCATCCTGGGAGAAGAACTCGGCCTGGTCGGCACGGGGGGCGTCGTCCTCCTGTTCGGCCTGTTCGCCCTCCGCGGCTACCGGGTGGCGCGCCGCGCGCCGGACCGCTACGGCAGCCTGCTGGCCGCGGCGCTGACCACGATGATCCTCATCCAGGCGATCATCAACATCGGCGTGACCTCGGGGGTCCTGCCGATCACCGGCGTGCCGCTGCCCTGGGTGAGTTTCGGCGGGTCGTCGATGCTGTTCACGATGATTGCCGTCGGGATCCTGCTGAACATCTCCCAGTACGGCCGGGACGCCACCGCCGCCACCGGCACCACCCCTCCCGGCGCCGCCGCATCCGACTTCGCCCCGGCGCGCGGGCCCGGCTAGCCGGATGCGTGTCGTAATCGCCTGCGGAGGAACCGGCGGCCACATCTACCCGGCGCTGGCCGTCGCCGAGGCGCTGCGCGAGCAGGAGCCTGCCGTTCAGATCCTCTTCGTCGGCGGTTCGCGGTTGGAGACGCAGCTTGTTCCCCAGGCGGGCTGGGCATTGCGCGCCGTTGCGGCCCGGCCCATCCCGCGCACCGTCACGCCGGGCGTCCTGACCGCCCTCGGAGCGCTCGTCGTCGGAACGGTGCAGTCGGCGCGGATCCTGCGGGACTTCCGCGCCCAGGTGGTCCTGGCCACCGGGGGATACGTCTCCGCCCCCGTCGGGGTGGCGGCGGCGATGCTCCGGGTGCCGGTGGTCCTGCAGGAGCAGAACCTCGTCCCCGGTCTGACCACCAGGATGCTGGCGCGCCTCGCCGCGCGGGTGTCGATCCCCCACGAGACCGTCTGGGCGCGTCTGCCGGCGGGGGTGGTCACCGGGGTGCCCATCCGCCGCGGGGCGACGGGCGGGGACCGTGCCCGGGGGGTGGCCCGCTTCGGCCTGGAGGCCGGGCGGTTCACCGTCCTGGTGCTGGGCGGCAGCCAGGGGGCGCGGAGCCTGAACGAGGCGATGCTGGAAGCGGCGCGGGCGCTGCGGGCTCCCGACGCTGTCCAGGTGCTGCATCAGGCGGGTAAAGGACAGGCTGAGTGGGTCGCCCGGCGGGCGGCGCAGATCCGGACGCCGCGCTACGTCGCCGTGGGGTATATTGAGGATGTCGCCGATGCTTACGCCTGCGCCGACCTGGTCGTCTGCCGGGCGGGAGCGGGGACGCTGGCCGAGGTGACGGCGAACGGGCTCCCGGCCGTCGTCGTGCCCTATCCCCATGCGGCGGAAGGACACCAGGACGCCAACGCGCGTCTGATGGAACGCGCCGGCGCCGCCGTGGTCATCGCCGACCGCGACCTCACGGGGGCGCGTCTGGCGGAGGTGATCGACGCCCTGCGCGAGGATGCCCCGCGGGCGCGGGCGATGGCGGAAGCGAGCCGCAGACTTGGACGCCCCGGCGCGGCCGCCGCCGTGGCCGCGCTGGTCAGGGACGCGGCCCACAAGGAGCGGGCGTGATCGATCGGCAGCAACGGGTCCACTTTGTCGGCATCGGCGGCGCGGGGATGAGCGCTGTGGCGCACGTCCTGCTGTCCCTCGGATACCGCGTCAGCGGCAGCGACCTGCGTTCGTCCGAGGCCGTTGGCCGGTTGGAGGCCCTGGGGGCGACCGTCCACATCGGGCACGACGCCGCCCACGTGGAAGGCGCCGACATCGTCGTCGCCTCCCGCGCCGTGCCCGATCTGAACCCGGAGATCGTCGCCGCGCGCTACCGGGGCATCCCCGTCCTCCACCGCGCCCAGGTGCTGGGGCAGCTCTTCACGGGCCGGTTCGGCATCGCCGTGGTCGGCACCCACGGCAAGACCACGACCACGGCGATGACCGCCCACGTGCTGGCCGCGGGCGGCTGCGACCCCACCGCCCTGGTCGGCGCGGACGTCGAAGGCCTCGGCGGCAACGTCCGTCTCGGGGCCGGTCGGCACATCGTCGCGGAAGTGGATGAAAGCGACGGCTCCCTGCTGTACGTGCGTCCTTCGGCTGCGGTCGTGACCAGCCTCGACTTCACCGACCACCGGGACTACTACGGCACCGTGGCGCGGTTGACGGAGACCTTCACGCGCTTTCTGCGCCAGTTGCCCGCGGACGGCTTTGCCGTGATGTGCAGCGACCACCCCCATGTGCGCCGGCTGGTCCCCGAGGTGACCGCGCCGGTGCACACCTACGGTCTGCAGTCGCGCGCCGGATACACCGCGGAGATCCACAGCATGGAGGGCCGCCTCACACGCTGCACCTTCCGCCGCAGGGGTCGCGCGCTGGGGGGGGTGATGCTGCCCGTGCCGGGGCGGTACAACGTCCGCAACGCCCTGGCCGCCACGGCTGTGGGAGTGGAAGTCGGGCTCACCTTCGACCAGGTGGCCCGGGCCCTGGAAACGTTTCCCGGCGTGCGCCGCCGTTTCGAGGTGCGGGGCGAGGTGGACGGGATCATGGTGGTGGACGACTACGCGCACAACCCGATCAAAGTGGCGGCCGTGCTGCGCGCGGCCAGGGAGTCCTGGCCCACCCGCCGTATTGTCGCCGTCTTTCAGCCGCACCGCTACACCCGCACCAAGACCACCTACCGTCGGTTCAGCCAGGCTTTCCAGGACGCCGACGAACTGGTGATCACGGAGATCTACCCCGCCGACGAGCCGCCCATTCCCGGCGTGAGCGCCGCGCTCATCGTCGACACCGTACGGGCCCGACGGCCGGTGACCTTCATCGCCCGGCTCGAAGCGGTCGTCGACTACCTGACG is drawn from Armatimonadota bacterium and contains these coding sequences:
- a CDS encoding penicillin-binding transpeptidase domain-containing protein, producing MRLVHLQVVRGAYLAGIAQRQQLATIALEPHRGRLLDRRGRPLAINVEATSIYAVPAAISDPGAFAARVGPVLGLSTEELVRRLARGRYFVWLARKVRPEVVARMKALDLDEQIGYRVEDLRAYPNGALAAHVLGFVGIDNQGLAGVELRYDGLLRGRPGEAVAAHDGMGRILVETQRIVEAPVDGSDLLLTIDQVVQHIAERALEGAMSRTHARAGLVAAMDVRSGEILALALRPTFVPAAAGTAAPERWVNRAISEVYEPGSTFKVILAAAAVDSGAVRPTETFACPGFLRVGDRIIRDAGGRRHGAQTLGDVIKNSCNVGSAQVATRLGRVVFSRYVRAFGFGTPTRVDLPGEVGGLVPPLQGWAPPTLQTISFGQGISVTPVQLLAAVAALGNGGWLPRPHVVRAVRDPAGRLTAAADGRPARRVVRAETAAAVLAMMVKVVEEGSGRLARIDGYQVAGKTGTAQKAAPRGGYDPDRYVASFVGIVPADAPRLAILAILDEPHGAYYGSEVAAPVFREVASQTLWYLRIPPRTGVGRPFPP
- a CDS encoding UDP-N-acetylmuramoyl-L-alanyl-D-glutamate--2,6-diaminopimelate ligase codes for the protein MMRLDRLLQDLHGATVRGRTDVEVTHLAARHDAAGPGALFVAVRGFTHDGHTFVSEAVSRGAAVVVVQDRVAVPDPVTVVTVPDTRLALAHLSCAFYGHPSRDLSVIGVTGTNGKGTTAYLIEAMLRGAGRSCGVIGTMGAQLGERVAALDRTTPEAHDFQRLLREMADAGAAYVVAEVASHALALHRVAGTRFSAAVFTNLTQDHLDFHKTLDDYRAAKRRLFEMVEPDGLSVVNADDPSGETMAAASRAAVVRYGLERRADVRAADVELRPEGAVFTLQTPQGHRRVRTRLRGRFNVYNALAAAAAAGSLTVTLDDIGRALETFPGVPGRFEPVDEGQEFGLVVDYAHTPDGLEHVLRAARDFVRGRTIVVFGAGGDRDRTKRPKMGAIAARLADLAIVTSDNPRSEDPEAIIEEILSGVEDRRNIEVQPDRARAIARAIEVAGAGDFIIIAGKGHEPYQEIRGVRYPFDDRRVARDALRARLAARP
- the murF gene encoding UDP-N-acetylmuramoyl-tripeptide--D-alanyl-D-alanine ligase; translated protein: MRLTVAEIVQVTGGRVVDPLGDGRRAAVTGISTDTRTLRPGDLFVALKGPRADGAEFIPEAFRRGAAAALAGRVPGLPPGPVVVVTDPLAALGALARFYRRTLEVTVIGVTGSVGKTSTAAMSAAVLESAFTVARTRDDWNAEIGVPLALLGLTPRHQAAVIEMAMRGLGQIALLVEMAQPQIGVVTNVGETHLELLGSRENIARAKEELVAGLPSGGTAILNRDDPLVAGMRPPAGVRILFYGLGPSAEIRAGEIVHEPAGVRFLLVTGGGMEEVRLRTWGRHNVYNALAAAAVGVAMGLPVGEIARGLGRYVPPKMRLQPVRAGDLLIVNDAYNASPASMEAAFEVLEFVGGGRRTVAVLGEMKELGSCSAQLHRDVGAALARRRIDLLVAVAEGGAWIAEGAAAGGMLPEAIVHLPSVEAAVERLPGLLRSGDVVLVKGSRALAMERIVEALVASRGS
- the mraY gene encoding phospho-N-acetylmuramoyl-pentapeptide-transferase — protein: MTPSPALAATLAAVMTTALGYWAIPRLRMLHVRQAIREEAPVRHRAKAGTPTMGGTFIIAAIVAATLLTLGRLSPGPAFALLVTAGYGLVGGLDDLLKVRRRRNIGLRARERLALQLFLAAPVALYVARRPDLGTALSLPGLGSWDLGWGYVVFAVLYIVGFANAVNLTDGLDGLAAGTVAIAAAAYAAVALHVGRPELSALAAAVAGSCLGFLWFNAHPAQVIMGDVGSNALGAVLALLAILTKTELLLFLVGLVFVLEAASDILQVAYFKSTGGKRIFRMAPLHHHFELSGWTETQTVTRLWLMALFAALAGLAVLA
- the murD gene encoding UDP-N-acetylmuramoyl-L-alanine--D-glutamate ligase, whose product is MTARSRLAWYRGKEIHVLGFSGTEGSAVIDFLVGRGITTITAHALHGPEEFEREFDRTHPWLPPGPRREAAARLLAYPITFRWRDRYLEGLERAEVIFVPQSWFRYPQNAPVARRAERGVPLSSMTHLFFEECPGPIIGVTGTNGKFTVAYLVHQMLQRTLGRAFFSGNDRSHVPMLYFLDDLRPTDWLVLEISNRQLVGLPYSPRIAVVTNIAPHHLDDHGSFEAYVEAKAGILRHQGPEDVAVLNADNPHTKAMAAGARNPYFFSRLGRVAPGAFIEAGSIVIVRGRLHQSLPVSLLRQPGAHAVENALAAALTAALAGASAPAIAETLDEFRGLPYRLRLAAERGGVRFFEDSLATNPTAAAAAVASMDRPFILIAGGARPQATPEQFRPMADALRRSPVRAVLLIGACAPQLAEALAGLPVPVRTVGTLDRAVAEATAAVRPGEAVLLSPGCESFDQFRDYRERGDRFIALVGQETQKV
- the ftsW gene encoding putative lipid II flippase FtsW; the protein is MDHLHRRAPDYWLILPVIALAGLGLVMVYSASSIVAGQRYGDPAFFLKRQVLWVLLGSAALGVARHIHYPALRRLTPVLLAAGIGLLVLVLIPGIGRVAGGARRWITVGGAIAFQPSESFKVILALYLANFLTHRGPYLDSWRGMLPPVVVTATAAGLILLQPDLGTAMLLGLLTVTMLFVAGVRLRHLAALAVPALGLLALAIGSAEYRRRRILAFLDPWADAQGAGFHIIQSLLALGSGGVLGVGLGGSRQKFFYLPERHTDFIFSILGEELGLVGTGGVVLLFGLFALRGYRVARRAPDRYGSLLAAALTTMILIQAIINIGVTSGVLPITGVPLPWVSFGGSSMLFTMIAVGILLNISQYGRDATAATGTTPPGAAASDFAPARGPG
- the murG gene encoding undecaprenyldiphospho-muramoylpentapeptide beta-N-acetylglucosaminyltransferase, giving the protein MRVVIACGGTGGHIYPALAVAEALREQEPAVQILFVGGSRLETQLVPQAGWALRAVAARPIPRTVTPGVLTALGALVVGTVQSARILRDFRAQVVLATGGYVSAPVGVAAAMLRVPVVLQEQNLVPGLTTRMLARLAARVSIPHETVWARLPAGVVTGVPIRRGATGGDRARGVARFGLEAGRFTVLVLGGSQGARSLNEAMLEAARALRAPDAVQVLHQAGKGQAEWVARRAAQIRTPRYVAVGYIEDVADAYACADLVVCRAGAGTLAEVTANGLPAVVVPYPHAAEGHQDANARLMERAGAAVVIADRDLTGARLAEVIDALREDAPRARAMAEASRRLGRPGAAAAVAALVRDAAHKERA
- the murC gene encoding UDP-N-acetylmuramate--L-alanine ligase, yielding MIDRQQRVHFVGIGGAGMSAVAHVLLSLGYRVSGSDLRSSEAVGRLEALGATVHIGHDAAHVEGADIVVASRAVPDLNPEIVAARYRGIPVLHRAQVLGQLFTGRFGIAVVGTHGKTTTTAMTAHVLAAGGCDPTALVGADVEGLGGNVRLGAGRHIVAEVDESDGSLLYVRPSAAVVTSLDFTDHRDYYGTVARLTETFTRFLRQLPADGFAVMCSDHPHVRRLVPEVTAPVHTYGLQSRAGYTAEIHSMEGRLTRCTFRRRGRALGGVMLPVPGRYNVRNALAATAVGVEVGLTFDQVARALETFPGVRRRFEVRGEVDGIMVVDDYAHNPIKVAAVLRAARESWPTRRIVAVFQPHRYTRTKTTYRRFSQAFQDADELVITEIYPADEPPIPGVSAALIVDTVRARRPVTFIARLEAVVDYLTPRLRPGDLVLTLGAGDVWKIADRLVAALQAARPYGEGGHEAGEPALAVPPPAAAPEAR